CAGCAGGAACATTATATTATGTGCGTGCTTATGCAACAAATAGTACGGGAACAGCTTATGGTGAGCAGGTGAGTTTTACTACGGCTAAAAATTCCCAGACAATTACATTTTCAGCTTTAGCTTCTAAAACTTATGGCGATGCACCTTTTTCATTAACGGGAACTGCTTCTTCTGGCTTAAGCGTAAGCTATACCAGTTCTGATCCTTCGGTAGCTACTGTGTCTGGAAATACTGTCACCATTGTTGGTGTGGGATCTACAACCATTACAGCTTCTCAATCTGGTGATGCAAGTTATGATGCCGCAACCGATGTGGTACAAACTTTAACAGTTGATAAAAAAGCAGTTAGCATCTCGAACTTTAACGATATGACAAAACTGTATTTCGATGCATCATTTGAGATAGATGCGCCCACTTCTAATAGTGCCGGAGCATTTACTTATAGCAGTAGTAATACGGCTGTAGCCACAGTTAGCGGAACAACAGTTACTATTTTAAGTGAAGGTAGCACCGAGATAACGGCAACTCAAGCTCCGCATTCATTCTATGCTGGTGGTAGCATTACAGCTACTTTAACAGTGAATAGTGTAGATGTAGTTACAAAACAAGGAGAGAATACAAGAACCAACGCGGCTTATGTGAATAAAAATGGAGCTGTTGGCGGAAATACTTCAGTAAATAAGAATGGAAAACAGGAATCAACAAAATCTGAAGTACCATAAGCTTGTTTTTCAAGGGAGCTATCTACCTAATTAATGGCAACACCAAAACAGTTCACAAGCTTAACGTTGAGTAATGAGGATGAGGATTTATCTTTTTGCAAAACTTAGCATGTAAAGAATACGATAATTACCAGAAAATAATGCTCTTCGAGATTAAATCGGAGAGCATTTTTTATGCAGAATGCTTTTCATTCTTCTTGCAATTAATATAGAAGAGTATTTTTGGCTGTAAAGGTATTTTCAAAAGTAGTTTACTCATATTTTCGGTAGTGCAGAATAGGAATTGTAAATCCAAACGAAGAGCCTTTTCCTGCCTCCGACTCAAGCCATATTTTGCCACTCATAAGTTCTATAATTTCTTTTGAAATGGCCAGTCCCAAGCCGTTGCCACCATAATTTCTGGTGTAGTGCTCTTCTACCTGTCTAAATCGCTCGAAAATAATATACTGATTTTCTTTTGCAATGCCAATGCCGGTGTCTTTTACCTTAAAGCTAATCTCTTTTTCTGTGCACTTAAAAAGCAGGCTTATGGATCCTTTGTCGGTAAATTTTATGGCATTTCGAATTAAATTTTCCAGCACCTGGCGAATTCTTTTTCTATCAGCTTTAATTTCAATTTTCTGATTCGAACAGCAGTCTGTTATCAGACAAATTCCTTTTTTCGAAACCTCTGGTTCGTAGGTATCTCTTATTTCCTCAATTAATTTGTTTACTTCGAAATAGCTGTTTTTAATACTAAACTGTTTCGATTCTAGTCGAGATAATCGTACCAAATCATCAATAATCATCATCAACTGTTCGCCCGATTCCTGAATAATTTGACTGTATCTGGGTTTTTTATCTGCATGGGTATCATTACTTAATAACAAATCGTTAAAGCCCAGAATCGAATTTAAAGGTGTTCTTACTTCGTGACTTAAATTGGCTAAAAATGCAGTTTTTAAACGATCGCTTTCTTCGGCTTTAAATTTTGCTTTTATCAGTTCTTCTTGTAGTTCTTTTTGTTTAGTTATGTCTTTTCCCAGCTTTACATAATTAACTATTTTTCCCGAATCATCCATAATAGGAGCTATATTGGCATGTTCCCAGTAGTAGCTTCCATCTTTCTTGCGATTGTAAAGTTCACCACTCCAGCGTTTGCCTTTGGAAATAGACTCCCATATTTTATGGTAAGTCTCTTTTGACATTTTTCCCGATTTCAAAATTCGCGCATTTTTACCAATGAGTTCCTCGAGTTCGTATCCTGTAAGCCTGCAGTTTTTAGGATTTGCATATTCTATTACTCCATTTAAATCGGTAATTAAAATTGATGCAGGAGCCTGTTCTACAGCTTTCGATAATTTTATAATTTCTCGATGATCGCGCTTCTTTTCGGTAATATCGTGAATGATAGAGTGCAGCAGTACTTTGCCATTGCGAATAATCGGACTCGAATAAACCTCAACATCTTTAATTTCTCCGCTGGCTATTTTGTGTTTAAATTCGAAATACTTCTTTTTCTTTTGTTTGGTTAAGTTAATTTTCGATTGTACATCCTCCGGATCCAGCATATTAATTTCATTAATCGACATTTGCAGAAGTGTACTTCTGGAGTATCCTATAAAATTAACAGCCGATTGGTTGGCATCAACAATTTTTCCACCATCCGGATCGATTAATAACATAATGGAACTGCTGTTTTCAAATATCGACTTGTATCTTTCTTCGCTTTCTTTATGTTGTTCTGTGGCCCTTACTCTTTTGCTAATATCGTAACAGGTAAAGGCAAGTTTATCTTTTAGAAGAAACACACTGCAGGAAAAATGCTTATCCACGCTTTTAATGTGAAATTCAAAAGTCTGTGTCTTTTTATGTTTAAGTGCAGAGCTAAAATAATCGAAAAATTCAGGCTGTGTATTCGGATAAAGCTCCAGCATTCTTTTATTCCTGACTTCCTCATTTTTAATCCCCATAATCTGTTCGTTAAGAGGATTCATATCCTGATAAATTAAATCGATTACCTTTCCCGATGCATCAACAACAGGATCGAATAAAACAATGGCGGTATTAATGGCATTAAATAGGGAATGGTACTTGTCTTCCTGTTCTGCTAGCTTTTTATTTAAATTTACAGTCTTGCTAATGTCGTAATAAATAACACAAAATAAATTATCTTCTAGCTTGAAAGTATTTACCGAGAAAAATTTGTTCAATTGTTTATGATGAAGACTAAAATTAATCATCTGATTATTTTTATAAGCCTTCTCAAAATTCTCAAGCCACTCTTTTTCTGTATCGGGAAATATACTTAAAATGGTTTTTCCTATTACTTTCTCTTTTTGCAGACCAATAATTTTTTCGTTAGTCTGATTCATATCCACATAAATAGCATCGCTAAGAGATCCATCTTTGGCCCATACCGGACTAAATGCTACTACTGCAGTATTCATTTTATTGATAAGTTTACTGCATGTGCTTTGTTCTTGTATAGCTTTTTTACTTAATTCTTTTTTCGGTAGTTCTGCTTGTTTGTCATCATTTGCCACCTTGCCTGTGGAGCATATATTTCCCAATTTTAGTTTCCGATTAAGCTTTTCCTCTAAAGAAATTCTTTTTTGTTTATAAGAATAATAGGTGGCAATATCCAGCTCAAGCATCTCTTTACAATGCACAAGTAGCTCTTCAATATCGCTGGAAAAATTATTTTCTTGCTCATTTAAAACACAAATTGTTCCGAATATTTTTCCGTCTGGCCTAAAAACCGGATAACCCATATAAGCCATTGTATCGACTCTTCTTTTTTGTTTATTTGCCTGCCCTTGTTCGAGAAGCGTACCAAAAGCAAGCCGTTTCGATTTTTTCGAGATTACTTTTCCGCAATTGTATTGAGCAAATTTTTCAATGTTGTTTGCTTGCTTATTATTCTCGCTGTTTGTATTTCGGGTCGTAATTTTAATTTCGCCGCCTTTTAGCTGAGTAATAAAACAGTAGGGGAGCTGAAAAGTACTGCTAATTAAATTAGTAAGTTCTGTCCAGTGCTCATTTATGTGTCGATCGAAAGTATTATGCTTAATCATTAATTGGGAGGTAATAATCTGATTTTAAAAGAAAACTATCATTCTTATACTAAGATATACATATATATTAAAATCTTAAAGCTGATTACTCTAAAAGACTCAATAGCTAAGTTTAAGCGAAAAGACTAGATGTGTAAAATGCTGATAATAAAACATCAAAGACTTATTTGTATGTATTATAAATTAGAATATTCTATGTTTTATACTTCTGTTTCTTCAATGATTATCAACATAATATCATATTTAGATTAACAAATTAAGACAATGAATTTTGTATTTTTAAAATTTATACATAATGTTTTTGTAGTAGTTGGAAAAGTTTAAAGGTGTAAAGGTGAAAGGGTGAAAGTCAAAGGTCGAAGGTCGAAGGTCGAAGGTCGAAGGTCGAAAATCCAAAATCCAAAGTGTCGAAAAGCGCTGTACTGAGCAATAGAAAGTTCCCAAGGTAAATCGTCGCACAGCTTTGCTAAATTAAAGGCAGATGGCTCCTGCGACGAAAAAGTAAATCCCGAAGTATTGGGACCAGCAGAGCTGGAAGGATAAAGGTGGAAAAGTTTAAAGGTGAAAAGGTGTAAAGGTGTAAAGGTGAAAGGGTGAAAGTCAAAGGTCGAAGGTCGAAGGTCGAAGGTCGAAAATCCAAAATCGAAAATCCAAAGTGTCGAAAGGAGCTGCACTGAGTAATAGATGGTAATTTGTTTTTTTGCCTGAAGGGCAAACATATTTATAGCCCAGGGCAAATGAGCGTAGCGAATGTCACCCTGGGATAGAAAGTTCCTAAGGTAAATCGTCGCACAGCTTTGCTAAATTAAAGGCAGATGGCTCCTGCGACGAAAAAAGTGAATCCCGAGTATCGGGACCAGCAGAGCTGGAAATAGGACCCACAAATGACACAGATTGCTAATTAATAATGAGCACTTGTAATGAGTAATGAAGAATTAAAAATGAATAATTAAAAATTTTCTGGCGGCTTTTTTCCGACATCGCCAAAGCAGGTGGGGTACCCATAGCTGCAGAAGGCGTTAAGAAAAAAAATCCGTTTTAAAAATGGCTACATACTTTGTTTAGAATCTTTAGTAAGAATTATTACGAGCAATATTTTTTTAATAAAAGATAGACCATTTTTTAAACATTACTTTTTTTTTAGCCTTTAAAGCGTGATGGGTCACCGATTGGCGTAGTCTTGAGCTTTTTGTTTCGTTTTTGGGTCAAGCCAAAAATGAAAAGTCTGTCCGGCTAGAGGACAAGGAAGAAGATAGAGGTAACAAGCTTCAAGTAACAAGTAACAAGTTTCAAGCTCCAAAGTCCAAAGTTCAAATTCCAAAAAACCAAAATCCAAAGTTCAAAGTGTCGAAAAGCGCTGCACTGAGCAATAGAAAGTAATTTTTTTTGCCTGAAGGGCAAACATATTTATAGCTCAGGGCAAATGAGCGTAGCGAATGTCATCCTGGGATAGAAAGTTCCCAAGGTAAATCGTCGCACAGCTTTGCTAAATTAAAGGCAGATGCCTTCTGCGACGAAAAAAGTAAATCCCGAAGTATCGGGACCAGCAGAGCTGGAAGGATAAAGGTGGAAAAGTTTAAAGGTGTAAAGGTGTAAAGGTGAAAGGGTGAAAGTCAAAGGTCGAAGGTCGAAAATCCAAAATCCAAAATCCAAAGTGACGAAAGGAGCTGCACTGAGCAATAGAAAGTAATTTTTTTTGCCTGAAGGGCAAACATATTTATAGCTCAGGGCAAATGAGCGTAGCGAATGTCACCCTGGGATAGAAAGTTCCCAAGGTAAATCGTCGCACAGCTTTGCTAAATTAAAGGCAGATGGCTCCTGCGACGAAAAGGTAAATCCCGAAGTATTGGGACCAGCAGAGCTGGAAATAGGACCCACAAATGACACAGATTGCTAATTAATAATGAGCACTTGTAATGAGTAATGAAGAATTAAAAATGAATAATTAAAAATTTTCTGGCGGCTTTTTTCCGACATCGCCAAAGCAGGTGGGGTACCCATAGCTGCAGAAGGCGTTAAGAAAAAAAATCCGTTTTAAAAATGGCTACATACCTTGTTTAGAATCTTTAGTAAGAATTATTACGAGCAATATTTTTTTAATAAAAGATAGACCATTTTTTAAACATTACTTTTTTTTTAGCCTTTAAAGCGTGATGGGTCACCGATTGGCGTAGTCTTGAGCTTTGTAACCATCCGACCAAGCCCATCTTTTCTTTCATTTTTCGATAATTTAATTTTGGAGCATGACAAAAGAAGAAATCATGTTTAAGGAGGTTGAGTTGTATTTGGAGAGCGATTTAAATCAGTATGAATTTTCGAAGGGAAAAGATTATACCCGACACGGATTACAGTATTGGCTGAAAAAATACCGTTTGCAAAATCCAAGTGAGGGATCCTGTCAATCTGAAGGGCATTTTCAAGAGATCAATTTATCGGATGGCAAAAAACAGGCTGAAAAAGTTATGGAAATCACGACAAAATCGGGAACTCAAATTATAATTTACGAGTAGATGATTGCAATTTCAACCAACACAAAAATATTTGTCTACAGTCAGCCTTGTGATATGCGCAAGGGCTTCGATGGCTTATCGGGTCTGGTACAAAACAGGATGCAATTGGATCCTATGAATGGATACCTTTTTGTGTTTTTTAATAAAAACAGGACTCATGTAAAGATATTATCCTGGGATAGCGATGGATTTTGTATTTATTACAAACGTTTGGAAAAAGGCACTTTTAAGCGACCAACAGCACGAATTGATACTCCTAATTTTGAGTTAACTAATGAAGAATTATTCATGATTTTACGGGGAATTGATTTTGAAAAATGCAAGAAACGTAGAAGATATTTATCTACAAATTTTGTTGATTAAAATTCTATGAATAATCAGGTTTTTAGAAGGCTTTGATGTATTTTAACATCATGAGTTTAAAGCTGGAAAATAAGAACAAAGATGAACTTTTGGAGTTAATTCAAAAGCAAAATTTGTTGATTCAGGAAAATGAACAGATCATTACCAGCCAACAAAACTATATCAAACAATTACAGCGCATTGCATTTGGTAGTAAAAGTGAACGTTTTGCAAAAGGTTCTGTTGACGAAAATCAATTAAGCCTATCTTTCGAAGAACTTGCCCAAAAAGATAAAGATATAAAGGATGAAACCGTAAAGGAAAAGATCAGTTATACCCGTAAAAAAGCCAGCAATCATAAAGGAAGAAACAAATTGCCGGAACATTTGCCTGTGCGTGAAATCATCATTAATCCGGAAGAAAATATAAATGGCTTAAAGAAAATTGGCGAGGAAAGAACCGAGATTTTAGAATATACACCAGGTAAGTTTTTCAAGTTGGTTTTAATTCGTCCAAAATACGAAAAAGAAAATCAGGAAGGTGTCTTAATTGCTAATATGCCCTCACGTCCCATTGAAAAATGTTTGGCCGGAAATGCCCTTTTATCTTCTATTTTGATTAATAAATATGTGGATCATCTGCCATTGTATCGTCAACGCCAGATTTTCAAACGAGCTGATATCGAAATTGCTCCATCAACTATCGATTCATGGGTACAGCAGTTGGGTGATCTGTTAAATCCGCTGTATGAAGCCATGGTAAATACTGTTAAAAATGATGGTTACCTGCAGGCTGATGAAACGCCAACCCGGGTTTTAGATAAACAGAAAAAAGGCAAAACCCATCGTGGATTTTATTGGGTTTATCATTCGCCGCTAAAACGGATGGTTGTTTTCGATTATCAAAAGAGGCGAAATAAGGATGCTCCCCGAAAAATATTGAATGAATTTGC
This genomic interval from uncultured Marinifilum sp. contains the following:
- the tnpB gene encoding IS66 family insertion sequence element accessory protein TnpB (TnpB, as the term is used for proteins encoded by IS66 family insertion elements, is considered an accessory protein, since TnpC, encoded by a neighboring gene, is a DDE family transposase.), which encodes MIAISTNTKIFVYSQPCDMRKGFDGLSGLVQNRMQLDPMNGYLFVFFNKNRTHVKILSWDSDGFCIYYKRLEKGTFKRPTARIDTPNFELTNEELFMILRGIDFEKCKKRRRYLSTNFVD
- a CDS encoding PAS domain S-box protein; the encoded protein is MIKHNTFDRHINEHWTELTNLISSTFQLPYCFITQLKGGEIKITTRNTNSENNKQANNIEKFAQYNCGKVISKKSKRLAFGTLLEQGQANKQKRRVDTMAYMGYPVFRPDGKIFGTICVLNEQENNFSSDIEELLVHCKEMLELDIATYYSYKQKRISLEEKLNRKLKLGNICSTGKVANDDKQAELPKKELSKKAIQEQSTCSKLINKMNTAVVAFSPVWAKDGSLSDAIYVDMNQTNEKIIGLQKEKVIGKTILSIFPDTEKEWLENFEKAYKNNQMINFSLHHKQLNKFFSVNTFKLEDNLFCVIYYDISKTVNLNKKLAEQEDKYHSLFNAINTAIVLFDPVVDASGKVIDLIYQDMNPLNEQIMGIKNEEVRNKRMLELYPNTQPEFFDYFSSALKHKKTQTFEFHIKSVDKHFSCSVFLLKDKLAFTCYDISKRVRATEQHKESEERYKSIFENSSSIMLLIDPDGGKIVDANQSAVNFIGYSRSTLLQMSINEINMLDPEDVQSKINLTKQKKKKYFEFKHKIASGEIKDVEVYSSPIIRNGKVLLHSIIHDITEKKRDHREIIKLSKAVEQAPASILITDLNGVIEYANPKNCRLTGYELEELIGKNARILKSGKMSKETYHKIWESISKGKRWSGELYNRKKDGSYYWEHANIAPIMDDSGKIVNYVKLGKDITKQKELQEELIKAKFKAEESDRLKTAFLANLSHEVRTPLNSILGFNDLLLSNDTHADKKPRYSQIIQESGEQLMMIIDDLVRLSRLESKQFSIKNSYFEVNKLIEEIRDTYEPEVSKKGICLITDCCSNQKIEIKADRKRIRQVLENLIRNAIKFTDKGSISLLFKCTEKEISFKVKDTGIGIAKENQYIIFERFRQVEEHYTRNYGGNGLGLAISKEIIELMSGKIWLESEAGKGSSFGFTIPILHYRKYE
- a CDS encoding IS66 family transposase, with the protein product MSLKLENKNKDELLELIQKQNLLIQENEQIITSQQNYIKQLQRIAFGSKSERFAKGSVDENQLSLSFEELAQKDKDIKDETVKEKISYTRKKASNHKGRNKLPEHLPVREIIINPEENINGLKKIGEERTEILEYTPGKFFKLVLIRPKYEKENQEGVLIANMPSRPIEKCLAGNALLSSILINKYVDHLPLYRQRQIFKRADIEIAPSTIDSWVQQLGDLLNPLYEAMVNTVKNDGYLQADETPTRVLDKQKKGKTHRGFYWVYHSPLKRMVVFDYQKRRNKDAPRKILNEFAGYLQTDGYKVYDQYKNKKEVTHLACWAHARRYFEKALDQDQTRAEFAMLQIQKIYAIEREISDLSADQKKAVRLEKSLPVLNNFGKWICNESKLVLPKSPIGKAFLYAINLWDSLLAYLYNGELLIDNNPIENSIRPNALGRKNYLFAGSHEGAKRTAMFYTFFGTCKMHNVDPQKWLNSVLEQIADHKVNKLYELFPQNLM